In one Vibrio rarus genomic region, the following are encoded:
- a CDS encoding DUF2861 family protein, whose protein sequence is MKAWLAPLLLLPLAVAPMTANAQWFEESNIITQMHKKLLEDDLSGMFDLMVQVWQQESTEHIEPHLDALLKQATEKDCGKGLIAEGLPTWIDSITIEKVAIQRPGRLSNKLGLSILTEQALKSVRLTAWPDATVSKNVIDQRAFAQVTDDNRTLQRTEATYSLNKPLKSGLYQLIIEDNQMRKWTHWLIMSHPDPVHVVRWASNDSWVVDKKRLLNRYCPLPVQKVTVYDYKDGQYNTVWNKSYESNYPVKLPSNALPPDRYVVNVSMTQSQWQGPILFQDKRIISKTIDFTEE, encoded by the coding sequence ATGAAAGCTTGGTTAGCCCCGTTACTTTTGCTGCCGCTGGCCGTTGCACCCATGACGGCTAATGCGCAATGGTTTGAAGAAAGCAATATTATTACGCAAATGCACAAAAAATTATTAGAAGATGACCTTAGTGGCATGTTCGATTTAATGGTGCAGGTTTGGCAGCAGGAGTCTACAGAGCATATTGAGCCTCATTTAGATGCTTTGTTGAAACAAGCAACGGAAAAAGATTGTGGTAAAGGGTTGATTGCTGAGGGGTTACCCACTTGGATTGATTCTATTACCATTGAAAAGGTGGCGATACAGCGGCCGGGACGTTTATCCAACAAGCTGGGTTTGAGCATTTTGACCGAGCAAGCTTTAAAGTCTGTTCGATTAACCGCTTGGCCTGATGCGACGGTATCGAAAAATGTCATCGATCAAAGAGCCTTTGCACAAGTTACCGATGACAACCGTACTTTGCAACGTACGGAAGCGACATACAGTTTAAATAAACCTTTAAAGTCCGGTTTGTACCAACTGATTATCGAAGACAATCAGATGCGAAAGTGGACTCATTGGCTAATAATGAGTCATCCCGATCCTGTGCATGTGGTGCGTTGGGCTTCAAATGACAGTTGGGTGGTGGATAAAAAACGTTTACTCAATCGTTATTGCCCATTACCAGTACAGAAGGTGACGGTCTACGACTATAAAGATGGTCAGTATAATACAGTGTGGAATAAGTCGTATGAATCTAACTATCCTGTTAAGCTACCGTCCAATGCTTTGCCACCTGACCGTTATGTTGTGAATGTTTCAATGACACAGTCTCAATGGCAAGGCCCAATCCTGTTTCAAGATAAACGAATTATTAGTAAAACCATCGATTTTACAGAAGAGTAG
- the vxrB gene encoding response regulator transcription factor VxrB has product MEETLLLVEDDKNLADGLLVSLEQAGYTCLHSETIADTTKLWDQADLVILDRQLPDGDSIAKLAEWKEIKSVPVILLTALVTVKDKVSGLDAGADDYLTKPFAEAELFARIRANLRSPGGEPEANDSKVITENLVIDKATREVYYQGNSIVLTRTEFDLLTFLASNLGRVFTRDELLDHVWGYNHFPTTRTVDTHVLQLRQKLAGIDIETLRGVGYKMKS; this is encoded by the coding sequence GTGGAAGAGACGTTACTGCTTGTTGAAGACGATAAAAATTTGGCCGATGGCCTACTGGTTAGCCTAGAGCAGGCGGGTTACACCTGTTTGCATTCAGAAACTATTGCTGACACGACTAAATTATGGGACCAAGCAGACTTGGTTATCCTAGACAGACAATTGCCTGATGGCGATTCAATTGCAAAATTAGCAGAATGGAAAGAGATTAAATCCGTTCCAGTGATTCTGTTGACCGCCTTGGTTACGGTAAAAGATAAAGTGTCTGGTCTAGACGCTGGCGCAGATGATTATTTGACTAAACCCTTTGCGGAAGCGGAGTTGTTTGCACGCATTCGTGCCAATTTACGTTCTCCAGGTGGCGAACCCGAAGCAAACGACTCTAAAGTCATTACGGAAAATTTGGTGATTGATAAAGCCACCCGTGAAGTCTACTACCAAGGTAATAGCATAGTGCTGACTCGAACTGAGTTCGATTTACTGACGTTTTTAGCCAGTAACCTTGGCCGTGTATTCACTCGTGATGAATTGCTTGATCATGTTTGGGGTTATAATCACTTCCCAACAACACGCACTGTGGACACCCACGTTTTACAATTACGCCAAAAACTAGCGGGTATTGATATCGAAACGTTACGCGGTGTTGGTTATAAGATGAAAAGCTAA
- the vxrA gene encoding sensor histidine kinase VxrA — protein MLYSLRILLIFISLLAVSPVSVAKTLPQRLDSLVGLFVFEEAKDVYDMQVIQADFPTALIDPNSMLPQTSKYPLKDIQLLYRLEQNCKGKLPLSPAVTEPLVFTRAMCRGTQLPLKWFARANPIHPGGGTYAARYVKAHPERFEELQPYMHISERKFAKPSTLLGRLQVMHSDGIASLLSGAPMFLQDKEFWLRKGDSYFVFDIDVLARHAKKAELTFRPVSQVNECFFERGNICWQQHDDNHLIKYLLYVLGALNVVLIIGWSLYRWNSKRQEMRSRMLVLQILTHELRTPIASLSMTVEGFRREFERLPESVYDEFRRLCEDTRRLRQLAEASKDYLQSDNKPLATEYLPSMQEWLEYKVENYAGDVSLILERDIDAQVNIYWLGTCIDNLVNNAIKYGVGKVSLKIYRNADTLKIEVQDEGDLCAKDWKQLRKPFVSKAGLGLGLTIVESMVGRMGGKMKLVGPPTKFVMEIPCGRDVTAC, from the coding sequence ATGTTGTACTCTTTGAGAATTTTATTAATATTCATCAGCTTACTGGCTGTTAGCCCAGTTTCAGTAGCCAAAACATTACCCCAAAGGTTGGATTCTTTGGTGGGCTTGTTTGTGTTTGAAGAGGCAAAAGATGTTTATGATATGCAGGTTATTCAAGCAGACTTTCCCACAGCGTTAATCGACCCAAACTCGATGTTACCGCAAACCAGTAAATATCCGCTAAAAGACATACAGCTGTTATATCGTTTAGAGCAAAATTGTAAGGGAAAACTTCCGTTAAGCCCTGCAGTGACTGAGCCGCTAGTCTTTACACGCGCTATGTGTCGTGGAACGCAATTACCACTCAAATGGTTTGCTCGGGCGAATCCTATCCACCCCGGTGGCGGTACTTATGCGGCACGCTACGTGAAAGCCCATCCTGAGCGCTTTGAAGAACTGCAACCTTATATGCATATAAGTGAAAGGAAGTTTGCCAAGCCAAGTACTTTGCTCGGTCGATTACAGGTGATGCACAGTGATGGAATTGCCTCTTTGCTATCGGGCGCACCTATGTTTTTACAAGACAAAGAGTTCTGGTTACGTAAAGGTGACAGTTACTTTGTGTTTGATATTGATGTGTTAGCCCGTCATGCCAAAAAGGCTGAATTGACATTTCGTCCGGTATCGCAGGTCAATGAATGTTTTTTTGAACGAGGCAATATTTGTTGGCAACAGCACGATGATAATCACTTAATCAAATATTTGTTATATGTATTGGGGGCATTAAATGTCGTCTTAATCATTGGCTGGTCCTTGTATCGTTGGAACAGTAAAAGACAAGAAATGCGCAGCCGCATGCTAGTGCTACAAATATTAACCCATGAATTGCGCACACCTATTGCCAGTTTGTCGATGACCGTAGAAGGCTTTAGACGTGAGTTCGAACGTTTACCTGAGTCTGTTTACGATGAGTTTCGTCGTTTATGTGAGGATACGAGACGATTACGCCAATTGGCAGAAGCAAGTAAAGACTACTTACAGTCAGATAATAAACCGCTGGCTACTGAGTATTTGCCTTCTATGCAAGAGTGGTTGGAATATAAAGTAGAAAATTATGCAGGGGATGTGTCATTGATTCTTGAAAGAGACATTGATGCGCAAGTGAATATTTATTGGCTGGGTACCTGCATAGATAACTTAGTGAATAATGCGATTAAATATGGTGTTGGCAAGGTGAGTTTGAAAATATATCGCAACGCTGACACGCTGAAAATTGAGGTTCAAGATGAAGGGGACTTATGTGCGAAAGATTGGAAGCAACTACGCAAACCCTTTGTCAGTAAAGCAGGGTTAGGCCTAGGTCTAACGATTGTAGAATCAATGGTAGGAAGAATGGGCGGCAAAATGAAACTGGTTGGGCCGCCAACTAAATTTGTTATGGAGATCCCTTGTGGAAGAGACGTTACTGCTTGTTGA
- the pntB gene encoding Re/Si-specific NAD(P)(+) transhydrogenase subunit beta — MSAGLVQAAYIIAAVFFIMSLAGLSKQETARSGNYYGITGMAIALLATILGPHSDGVPWILTAMVIGGGIGIYFARKVEMTEMPELVAILHSFVGMAAVLVGYNSLLDAPVLATHAEHMIHLVEVYLGVFIGAVTFTGSIVAFAKLRGLISSSPLNLPNKHKLNLAAIIISALLMKWYLGGDGALFPLLLMTVIALAFGYHLVASIGGADMPVVVSMLNSYSGWAAAAAGFMLANDLLIVTGALVGSSGAILSYIMCKAMNRSFISVIAGGFGQTVSVSSSSEAQGEHRESSAEDVAELLKNSKSVIITPGYGMAVAQAQYPVHEITEKLRAKGVKVRFGIHPVAGRLPGHMNVLLAEAKVPYDIVLEMDEINDDFSETDTVLVIGANDTVNPAALDDPSSPIAGMPVLEVWDAKNVVIFKRSMNTGYAGVQNPLFFKTNSSMLFGDAKASCQKIIEHL, encoded by the coding sequence ATGTCTGCAGGATTAGTTCAAGCCGCATATATTATTGCTGCTGTTTTCTTTATTATGAGTTTAGCTGGGCTGTCGAAGCAAGAAACGGCCCGCTCCGGTAATTACTACGGTATCACCGGCATGGCCATTGCGTTGTTAGCCACTATTTTAGGGCCTCATTCTGATGGTGTGCCGTGGATTCTAACGGCCATGGTGATTGGTGGTGGTATTGGTATCTATTTCGCTAGAAAAGTGGAAATGACAGAAATGCCCGAACTGGTGGCCATTTTACACAGTTTTGTGGGAATGGCCGCGGTGCTTGTGGGTTACAATAGCTTACTGGATGCCCCTGTGCTGGCCACCCATGCCGAGCATATGATCCACTTGGTGGAAGTGTATTTAGGTGTGTTTATCGGTGCGGTGACTTTTACAGGTTCTATCGTTGCCTTTGCCAAATTGCGCGGTCTCATTTCTTCTTCTCCATTAAATTTACCTAATAAACATAAGCTGAATTTAGCCGCTATTATCATTTCAGCGTTACTTATGAAGTGGTACCTTGGCGGTGATGGGGCGTTATTTCCTCTACTACTAATGACGGTTATTGCCTTAGCATTTGGTTATCATTTGGTTGCCTCAATTGGTGGCGCAGATATGCCAGTAGTTGTGTCTATGCTTAACTCTTATTCCGGTTGGGCTGCCGCTGCCGCAGGCTTTATGCTCGCCAATGATCTGTTGATCGTCACTGGTGCTTTGGTGGGTTCATCGGGTGCGATACTGTCGTACATCATGTGTAAGGCGATGAATCGCTCTTTTATTAGTGTCATAGCCGGTGGTTTTGGACAAACGGTGTCGGTCTCGTCGAGCTCTGAGGCGCAAGGGGAGCATCGAGAGTCTAGTGCAGAAGACGTAGCGGAACTGTTGAAAAACTCAAAATCAGTCATTATTACTCCGGGGTATGGCATGGCTGTAGCTCAAGCTCAGTACCCAGTGCATGAGATCACGGAGAAACTGAGGGCGAAAGGAGTGAAGGTACGCTTTGGTATTCATCCTGTTGCAGGTCGCTTGCCCGGTCATATGAACGTGTTGCTTGCGGAAGCAAAAGTTCCTTATGATATTGTATTAGAGATGGATGAGATCAATGATGATTTCTCTGAAACTGATACAGTACTCGTCATAGGCGCAAATGATACGGTGAACCCGGCCGCCCTTGATGATCCAAGCAGCCCCATTGCTGGTATGCCTGTGTTGGAAGTTTGGGATGCTAAAAACGTGGTGATTTTTAAACGTTCAATGAATACAGGTTATGCAGGGGTACAAAACCCGTTGTTCTTTAAAACCAATTCATCGATGTTGTTTGGTGATGCTAAAGCATCTTGCCAAAAAATAATTGAACATCTCTGA
- the pntA gene encoding Re/Si-specific NAD(P)(+) transhydrogenase subunit alpha, whose product MQIGVPKESLSGETRVAATPKTVEQLIKLGFDVCIEKEAGALASFDNQAYQQAGASVVDHTEVWHSPLILKVNAPSEEEIALINEGASIVSFIWPAQNPQLMEKLSSKNINVMAMDAVPRISRAQALDALSSMANIAGYRAVVEAAHEFGRFFTGQITAAGKVPPAKVLVAGAGVAGLAAIGAAGSLGAIVRSFDVRPEVKEQVESMGAQFLEVDFQEQSGAGDGYAKEMSEEFNQKAQQLYAAQAKDVDIIITTALIPGRPAPELISKEMVDSMKPGSVIVDLAAANGGNCAYTEADKVITTANGVKVIGYTDMVGRLPTQSSQLYGTNLVNLLKLLCKEKDGTINIDFDDVVLRGVTVVKEGEVTWPAPPIQVSAQPQPTPKATKVKTEPKVEKPSSPIKKLLGLVVGIGAFAWVASVAPATFLAHFTVFVLACIVGYYVVWNVTHALHTPLMSVTNAISGIIIVGALLQIGQGSGVVTFLAFIAVLIASINIFGGFTVTKRMLEMFRKD is encoded by the coding sequence ATGCAGATTGGTGTACCTAAAGAAAGCCTGTCAGGTGAAACTCGTGTAGCCGCGACACCTAAGACGGTTGAGCAGCTAATAAAATTGGGATTTGATGTTTGCATTGAAAAAGAAGCGGGGGCGTTAGCCAGTTTCGATAATCAAGCCTATCAACAAGCAGGAGCCAGTGTTGTTGACCACACTGAAGTTTGGCATTCACCCCTGATCCTTAAAGTGAACGCACCATCAGAGGAAGAAATTGCCCTGATCAATGAAGGTGCAAGTATCGTCAGTTTTATTTGGCCGGCGCAAAATCCTCAGTTAATGGAAAAACTGTCCTCGAAAAACATCAATGTGATGGCAATGGATGCGGTGCCACGTATTTCTCGTGCTCAAGCGTTAGACGCATTGAGCTCTATGGCGAATATCGCAGGCTATCGCGCTGTGGTAGAAGCCGCTCATGAATTTGGTCGTTTCTTTACAGGACAAATCACAGCAGCCGGTAAAGTACCGCCAGCAAAAGTATTAGTGGCAGGGGCCGGTGTTGCCGGTCTTGCGGCTATTGGTGCTGCGGGTAGTCTTGGCGCTATTGTTCGTTCGTTCGATGTTCGCCCTGAAGTTAAAGAGCAAGTGGAGTCTATGGGGGCTCAGTTCTTGGAAGTCGATTTTCAAGAGCAATCTGGTGCGGGGGACGGTTATGCCAAAGAGATGTCTGAGGAATTTAACCAAAAAGCGCAGCAACTGTACGCCGCTCAAGCAAAAGATGTGGATATCATCATCACTACGGCATTGATCCCAGGACGCCCAGCCCCTGAATTGATCAGTAAAGAGATGGTGGATAGCATGAAGCCGGGTAGTGTGATCGTTGACCTTGCCGCTGCAAACGGTGGTAATTGCGCTTATACCGAAGCTGATAAAGTGATCACTACTGCCAATGGTGTCAAAGTGATCGGCTATACGGATATGGTGGGTCGTCTGCCAACGCAATCGTCCCAGTTGTACGGTACTAACTTAGTTAACCTGCTTAAATTGTTGTGTAAAGAGAAAGACGGCACCATCAATATCGACTTTGACGATGTTGTGTTACGTGGTGTGACCGTGGTTAAAGAGGGGGAAGTGACTTGGCCTGCGCCACCGATTCAGGTGTCGGCTCAACCGCAACCTACACCTAAAGCGACAAAAGTAAAAACAGAACCTAAAGTGGAAAAACCGTCATCGCCCATTAAAAAATTGCTGGGTTTGGTGGTTGGCATTGGGGCATTTGCTTGGGTGGCCTCTGTGGCTCCCGCTACCTTCTTAGCTCACTTCACTGTGTTTGTTTTAGCCTGTATTGTTGGTTACTACGTGGTGTGGAACGTCACCCATGCATTACATACTCCTTTGATGTCGGTCACTAATGCCATTTCAGGCATTATTATCGTTGGTGCCTTGTTACAAATAGGACAAGGAAGTGGCGTTGTCACTTTTCTCGCCTTTATCGCCGTATTAATTGCTAGCATTAACATCTTTGGTGGATTTACTGTCACCAAACGCATGTTAGAAATGTTTCGTAAAGACTAA
- a CDS encoding HlyU family transcriptional regulator yields the protein MGWLSRLFGSSNNEKKQEVEPVEYKGYLIYADSIAEGGQFRVAGRITSGEGDALKTHQFIRSDVLGSKESANELMLKKAQMYIDQTGESIFDQ from the coding sequence ATGGGGTGGTTGAGTCGTTTATTTGGTTCATCAAATAATGAGAAAAAGCAAGAGGTTGAACCGGTAGAGTATAAGGGCTATTTAATTTATGCAGACTCTATTGCAGAAGGTGGTCAATTCAGAGTTGCTGGACGTATTACCTCAGGGGAAGGTGATGCACTGAAAACACATCAGTTCATTCGTTCTGATGTATTAGGCAGTAAAGAAAGCGCCAATGAATTAATGTTGAAAAAAGCGCAAATGTATATTGATCAAACGGGCGAATCTATTTTCGACCAATGA
- a CDS encoding Solitary outer membrane autotransporter beta-barrel domain: MKRYLVFLVTMLICLTSHADPVLRKVLEQNFATAVLLSDSEAISFGFQDFDPNSFITTDNDNIGSEESLELRKQIAIYTIPYTIKLHDVPLKGDQVLQQNITFVGSYLKTKRDIAFGDTTIEPEDTSVDQTFTLSGKYWVNYPLTENLSLNSGLDTNFMHYRNDYTYRNSFTLFYKDQLEGRAFNTNAWAVTFKPSAELHYTKEQDWGHWEAFTEMKYFYGVGWGEANEGDVGNPEGWYWINGIKGFYDVTHWGGYGQTLFSSIRRIDIGKDLQEPMGTTSYYEWSAGWLVSPPYFKDFIDNIGLGININYGSSLKGGTIVLLINEH, translated from the coding sequence TTGAAACGTTACCTAGTTTTTCTTGTCACTATGCTGATATGTTTGACCTCTCATGCGGACCCTGTATTACGGAAGGTACTGGAGCAGAACTTTGCAACCGCGGTATTGCTCAGTGACAGCGAAGCTATCTCTTTTGGTTTCCAAGACTTTGACCCCAACAGTTTTATTACCACAGATAACGACAATATAGGCAGTGAAGAATCCTTAGAGCTGCGCAAGCAAATTGCTATTTACACTATTCCTTATACGATCAAATTACACGACGTTCCGCTAAAAGGTGACCAAGTTTTACAACAAAACATCACCTTTGTTGGCTCATACCTGAAAACAAAACGGGATATCGCCTTTGGTGACACAACAATAGAGCCAGAGGATACCAGCGTCGATCAAACGTTTACCTTATCGGGAAAATATTGGGTTAACTATCCTTTGACTGAAAATTTGAGCTTAAATTCGGGCTTAGATACCAACTTTATGCATTATCGCAATGATTACACTTACCGAAATTCCTTTACCCTATTTTACAAGGACCAATTAGAAGGTCGGGCCTTTAACACCAATGCGTGGGCGGTGACGTTTAAGCCAAGTGCCGAGCTTCACTACACCAAAGAGCAAGACTGGGGTCATTGGGAAGCCTTCACTGAGATGAAATACTTCTATGGCGTAGGTTGGGGCGAAGCCAACGAGGGCGACGTAGGTAACCCTGAGGGCTGGTATTGGATTAACGGCATTAAAGGATTTTATGATGTTACACACTGGGGTGGCTACGGGCAAACCCTATTCAGCAGTATACGACGTATTGATATAGGCAAAGATCTGCAAGAGCCAATGGGAACCACCAGTTATTATGAATGGAGTGCTGGTTGGTTGGTCAGTCCTCCCTATTTTAAAGATTTTATCGATAATATCGGTCTTGGTATCAACATCAATTATGGCAGCAGTTTAAAGGGGGGAACCATAGTTTTGTTGATCAATGAGCACTAG
- a CDS encoding DUF3069 domain-containing protein, with product MSEIIEDQTIDLSEVSAELRQVIIFDEVPEQMFQMVVSIHEAGEEEVRKAWDELPASAQNVVDNFEQFHALTSVSQSFAGVGLLEEFPSLNIPKDMSEEEVNAYKAQMLDQVLMNCIKDMCKQMKKARRDPILKRDFNNVFIKD from the coding sequence ATGTCAGAAATAATTGAAGATCAAACCATCGATCTAAGTGAAGTTTCAGCCGAACTACGCCAAGTCATCATCTTTGATGAAGTGCCAGAGCAAATGTTCCAAATGGTTGTTTCCATACATGAGGCAGGTGAAGAAGAAGTACGTAAAGCTTGGGACGAACTCCCTGCCAGCGCACAAAATGTGGTTGATAACTTTGAGCAGTTTCATGCACTCACTTCAGTAAGCCAATCTTTTGCCGGAGTTGGGCTTTTAGAAGAGTTTCCTAGCTTAAATATCCCTAAAGATATGTCTGAGGAAGAGGTCAATGCTTACAAAGCACAGATGTTAGATCAAGTGCTGATGAATTGTATTAAAGACATGTGTAAACAGATGAAAAAAGCACGTCGCGACCCTATCTTAAAGCGCGATTTTAACAACGTATTTATAAAAGACTAA
- the modC gene encoding molybdenum ABC transporter ATP-binding protein ModC, translating to MTFQFSFQHQFAEQHFSMAAHLPNNGVTAVFGRSGSGKSTLLNVLSGLLAPQSGKIILNERLLLDSESKCYVPVWKRKVAMVFQDARLFPHLSVQQNLLFGATNSAITSRFTQLTTLLGIAHLLQAKPNTLSGGEKQRVAIARALLSEPQLLLMDEPLASLDLPRKREVLKYLNQLSATIDIPIVYVTHSLEEVMHLADHLLVLDKGQVVDFGTVEEVWNGPSLALWQEGERHSTLLTATVAERHPNYAMRKMNIAQHSLWVPEQDFTDKVGQSMRIRIDAQDVSVTLSPNLVGSIRNVLPVVITGISPLNSHSNLLTCSLNEQLLLKSNLTQWATDDLGLHVGQKVYAQIKGVSFTQQNLANY from the coding sequence ATGACCTTTCAATTCTCATTTCAACATCAATTTGCAGAGCAACACTTTTCTATGGCTGCGCACCTGCCAAATAATGGAGTGACTGCTGTGTTTGGTCGCTCTGGGAGCGGTAAATCTACATTATTGAATGTGTTGTCAGGGTTACTCGCCCCTCAATCGGGCAAAATAATTCTCAATGAGCGCCTGTTACTTGATAGTGAAAGTAAGTGCTATGTTCCGGTATGGAAGCGCAAAGTGGCGATGGTGTTCCAAGATGCACGCTTATTTCCTCATTTGTCCGTTCAACAGAATTTACTGTTTGGCGCAACCAATTCGGCCATCACCTCGCGCTTTACACAACTGACGACCCTATTAGGCATTGCCCATTTATTACAAGCAAAGCCGAATACCTTAAGTGGTGGAGAAAAACAGAGGGTGGCCATTGCCCGTGCCTTACTCAGTGAACCTCAACTTCTGTTAATGGATGAACCATTAGCGAGTTTAGATTTGCCACGTAAGCGTGAGGTTCTCAAATACTTAAATCAATTGTCTGCAACTATTGATATTCCCATCGTTTATGTCACGCATAGCTTGGAAGAGGTGATGCACTTAGCGGATCATCTTTTGGTGTTAGATAAGGGGCAAGTCGTCGACTTTGGTACAGTGGAAGAGGTTTGGAATGGGCCGAGTTTGGCATTATGGCAAGAGGGGGAAAGGCACAGTACGTTGCTCACCGCTACTGTCGCCGAACGTCATCCTAACTACGCCATGCGAAAAATGAATATAGCGCAACACTCCTTATGGGTGCCCGAACAAGACTTTACAGATAAAGTGGGTCAAAGTATGCGTATCAGAATTGATGCGCAGGATGTCTCTGTGACGCTGTCACCGAATTTGGTCGGGTCAATTCGTAATGTGTTGCCGGTGGTGATCACGGGTATTTCACCATTAAATAGCCATTCAAATTTGCTGACATGTTCATTAAATGAACAACTGTTATTAAAGTCGAATTTAACTCAGTGGGCGACCGATGATCTTGGCTTACACGTGGGGCAAAAGGTGTATGCACAAATAAAAGGGGTGAGCTTTACTCAGCAAAATCTGGCCAACTATTAA
- the modB gene encoding molybdate ABC transporter permease subunit, with amino-acid sequence MLTELEIIALTLSLKVAIVASISILPVGIALAWLLAKKEFYGKSLLDGIIHLPLVLPPVVIGYVLLILFGKQGALGQWLNTYLGIDFSFSWKGAALASAVVALPLMVRSIRLSILAVDRKLEEAAMTLGASPFKVFWRITLPLIMPGVISGLVLAFARSLGEFGATITFVSNIPGETQTIPLAMFSFLETPGAEFEAMRLCLLAVAIALISLFVSEWLSRRSQQKLGLIQ; translated from the coding sequence ATGCTAACTGAGCTTGAGATCATTGCTCTCACCCTAAGTTTAAAGGTCGCGATAGTGGCCAGTATTTCGATTTTGCCTGTGGGCATCGCTTTAGCTTGGCTATTGGCTAAAAAAGAGTTTTACGGCAAAAGCTTGCTCGATGGGATCATCCATCTACCGCTGGTGTTGCCTCCGGTGGTGATTGGTTATGTGTTACTGATCTTGTTTGGTAAACAAGGGGCATTAGGACAGTGGCTCAATACCTACCTAGGCATTGATTTTTCATTTAGTTGGAAAGGGGCAGCATTGGCTTCAGCGGTGGTGGCGTTACCACTAATGGTGCGCTCAATTCGTTTAAGTATTTTGGCGGTAGATCGCAAACTTGAAGAAGCAGCCATGACCTTAGGCGCGAGTCCATTTAAGGTTTTTTGGCGAATTACCTTACCGTTGATCATGCCCGGAGTAATATCGGGTTTGGTGCTGGCTTTTGCGCGAAGTTTGGGGGAGTTTGGTGCCACTATTACCTTTGTTTCAAACATTCCAGGGGAAACCCAGACGATTCCTCTGGCGATGTTCAGCTTTTTGGAAACTCCTGGAGCGGAGTTTGAGGCCATGCGCTTATGTTTATTAGCGGTGGCAATTGCGCTTATTTCTTTATTTGTTAGTGAATGGTTGTCTCGTCGCTCTCAGCAAAAATTGGGGTTAATACAATGA
- the modA gene encoding molybdate ABC transporter substrate-binding protein: protein MRCILIVLLSLYSWSSFAKSTQTVYVYAASSMTQVVQQLTAVAAEQGIEVKGVFGSSSSIARQISNGAPADIFISANQQWMAYVEPQYGVQPSHIIASNRLVAITADHLPTIPIEDLSKPERWQQIIGHGRIAVGETHTVPVGIYAKEALQSMGVWPVLQQQIAPMKNTRAVLAMVERGQVPVGIVYATDANLSTKVKVLAPIPRRYYSHITYPMLLLSDKAHAHEVYHIMLSPLMQQRLSELGFSPIENANAN, encoded by the coding sequence ATGCGTTGTATTCTGATTGTTTTATTGAGCCTTTATTCTTGGTCATCTTTTGCTAAATCAACGCAAACGGTGTATGTGTACGCGGCTTCGTCGATGACGCAAGTGGTGCAGCAATTAACTGCAGTAGCGGCAGAGCAAGGTATTGAGGTTAAAGGCGTTTTTGGTTCATCTTCCTCTATAGCAAGACAGATATCCAATGGGGCACCTGCGGATATTTTTATTTCGGCTAATCAACAATGGATGGCGTATGTAGAGCCTCAATATGGGGTTCAGCCGTCGCATATTATCGCCAGTAACCGTCTGGTGGCAATTACCGCTGACCATCTCCCTACCATACCTATTGAGGATCTTAGCAAGCCTGAACGTTGGCAACAGATTATTGGCCATGGCCGAATCGCTGTTGGTGAAACTCATACTGTTCCGGTGGGGATTTACGCCAAGGAGGCGCTGCAATCCATGGGGGTATGGCCTGTATTGCAACAGCAGATTGCGCCAATGAAAAACACTCGCGCGGTCTTGGCCATGGTGGAGCGGGGGCAAGTGCCTGTTGGCATCGTTTATGCCACTGACGCAAACTTGTCTACAAAAGTCAAAGTATTAGCGCCGATCCCGCGTCGCTATTATTCACACATCACCTACCCAATGTTGTTATTAAGTGATAAAGCACACGCTCACGAGGTTTACCACATTATGTTAAGCCCTTTAATGCAACAGAGGTTATCTGAACTAGGATTTAGCCCAATAGAGAACGCTAATGCTAACTGA